From one Brevundimonas sp. PAMC22021 genomic stretch:
- a CDS encoding type II toxin-antitoxin system VapC family toxin, which translates to MIAVDTSALMAILLEEPQADACASALETDDALVISTATMAEALIVAERRGLGAEMERLIDGLGFEQAAVTADVARRIAGIYGRWGKGVHAAALNFGDCFAYEVADRRSVPLLFVGEDFARTPLTSALAA; encoded by the coding sequence GTGATCGCGGTCGACACCTCGGCTTTAATGGCGATCCTGCTTGAAGAACCTCAGGCGGACGCCTGCGCCTCGGCGCTTGAGACCGATGACGCCCTGGTCATCTCCACCGCGACAATGGCGGAGGCGCTGATCGTCGCCGAGCGTCGCGGCCTGGGCGCCGAAATGGAGAGGCTAATCGACGGGTTGGGATTTGAGCAGGCAGCTGTGACAGCTGACGTCGCTCGCCGAATCGCCGGAATCTACGGGCGCTGGGGCAAGGGCGTGCATGCGGCCGCCCTGAATTTCGGCGATTGCTTCGCTTACGAAGTCGCTGATAGGCGATCTGTTCCGCTGCTGTTCGTGGGCGAGGATTTCGCACGCACGCCCTTAACCAGCGCCCTCGCTGCCTAG
- a CDS encoding type II toxin-antitoxin system Phd/YefM family antitoxin, which translates to MDHRLDHSSRMQISVTDAKRTLTNLVRRAERGEEIVLTRHGRAAVRLAPAEDRQHRDRRGELLQAVRQSARTKTTCGPEAARSQDFLYDDDGLPR; encoded by the coding sequence GTGGACCATCGTCTGGACCATTCTTCGCGCATGCAGATATCGGTTACAGATGCGAAGAGGACGCTGACGAACCTGGTTCGGCGCGCCGAGCGCGGCGAGGAGATCGTCCTGACCCGGCACGGACGAGCGGCCGTGCGGCTGGCGCCTGCCGAAGACCGGCAGCACCGGGATCGCCGAGGTGAGTTGCTGCAGGCCGTTCGCCAGTCCGCCCGTACCAAGACGACCTGCGGGCCGGAGGCAGCGCGCAGCCAAGATTTCCTGTACGACGATGACGGCCTGCCTCGGTGA
- a CDS encoding YafY family protein — protein MRHDKAAMVIELARRMAASAEGLTLDEMAAEMRVGRRTAERMRDAVLMLFPTVEEVSDPPTKRWRIRGGLSAFEQAPTATEMLELSKAAQGLRAAGEGARAQALEGLERKLKAAMRSTTLNRMAPDLEALVRAETIAVQAGPRPSADEGLLTAIRGAVLAQQPLGFTYARPGAEPRRRSVAPCGVMFGRANYLVAADRESGRIQTFRLDRMSHVAAQEGVAIPPADFDLGAFASQSFGIYQDEIEDVAIRIAPGGADEARGWRWHPTQSFEDQPDGGVIVRFRASGMRELAWHLFTWGEQAVILQPQRLKTVMADELAAARRALDAAV, from the coding sequence GTGAGGCACGACAAGGCGGCCATGGTGATCGAACTGGCGCGGCGCATGGCGGCCAGCGCCGAGGGCCTGACGCTGGACGAGATGGCGGCCGAGATGCGCGTAGGCCGCCGCACCGCCGAACGGATGCGCGACGCCGTCTTGATGCTGTTTCCAACGGTTGAGGAGGTGTCCGATCCGCCGACCAAGCGCTGGCGCATCCGCGGCGGGCTGTCGGCGTTCGAGCAGGCGCCGACCGCGACCGAGATGCTGGAACTGAGCAAGGCGGCGCAAGGGCTGCGTGCGGCGGGCGAGGGCGCGCGGGCGCAGGCGCTGGAGGGGCTGGAGCGCAAGCTGAAAGCGGCGATGCGCTCGACCACCCTGAACCGAATGGCGCCCGATCTGGAGGCCCTGGTGCGGGCCGAGACCATCGCGGTGCAGGCGGGGCCGCGCCCCTCGGCGGACGAGGGCCTGCTGACCGCGATCCGGGGGGCGGTCCTGGCGCAGCAGCCGCTGGGCTTCACCTATGCCCGGCCGGGCGCCGAGCCGAGGCGGCGCTCGGTCGCCCCCTGCGGCGTGATGTTCGGCCGGGCCAACTATCTGGTGGCGGCGGATCGCGAGAGCGGGCGCATCCAGACCTTTCGCCTGGACCGGATGAGCCATGTGGCGGCGCAGGAGGGGGTGGCGATCCCGCCCGCAGACTTCGACCTGGGCGCCTTCGCCAGCCAGTCGTTCGGCATCTATCAGGACGAGATCGAGGACGTGGCGATCCGCATCGCGCCGGGCGGGGCGGACGAGGCCAGGGGTTGGCGCTGGCACCCGACCCAGAGCTTCGAGGATCAGCCGGACGGCGGCGTGATCGTGCGCTTCCGGGCCTCGGGCATGCGCGAACTGGCCTGGCACCTGTTCACCTGGGGCGAACAGGCCGTCATCCTGCAGCCGCAAAGGTTGAAGACCGTGATGGCCGACGAGCTGGCCGCAGCCCGCCGCGCGCTGGATGCGGCGGTCTAG
- a CDS encoding acyltransferase produces the protein MISKTTRFEVLDSLRGVCALLVVLFHLPVSSHLHGLALTRHGYLFVDFFFVLSGFVIAHAYGARLSSGRDVRRFLIRRVGRVWPLHVAVLGAFVVLEFCRLWFHFDDITPFARDRAPEYLLTNLLLVQAYGIHPYLTWNGPAWSISVEMGCYAVFAALLLWMPRRFNIWAVLIAVAGALVVLNFAPRFMNTTYSFGFPRAAYGFFLGCLTHRLWSAGPDLSPRLTGWMEPLCLVAVVVFVSTLRGPWEVLAPLLFAVAIWVFASEGGRVSRWLATRPMIRLGHWSYSIYMVHMLVITIGLIAARNLQLMPNGRRVDLGSVWLNDLLSLAVIAAIVGLSALTYRWIETPGRDWINGRLNRKPDAVAGPKLAV, from the coding sequence ATGATTTCCAAGACGACCCGGTTTGAGGTGCTGGACAGCCTGAGGGGGGTGTGCGCCCTGCTGGTGGTGCTGTTTCACCTGCCGGTGTCGAGCCATCTGCATGGGCTGGCGCTGACGCGGCACGGCTATCTGTTTGTGGACTTCTTCTTTGTGCTGTCGGGCTTCGTCATCGCCCATGCCTATGGCGCGCGGCTGAGCAGTGGACGGGACGTCCGGCGGTTCCTGATCCGGCGAGTGGGCCGCGTGTGGCCGCTGCACGTGGCGGTGCTGGGCGCCTTCGTGGTGCTGGAGTTCTGTCGGTTGTGGTTCCACTTCGACGACATCACGCCGTTCGCGCGCGACCGGGCGCCGGAGTATCTGCTGACCAACCTCCTGCTGGTCCAGGCCTATGGCATCCATCCCTACCTCACCTGGAACGGACCGGCCTGGAGCATCAGCGTGGAGATGGGCTGCTATGCCGTTTTCGCCGCCTTGCTGCTGTGGATGCCCCGGCGCTTCAACATATGGGCGGTGTTGATCGCGGTGGCGGGCGCGCTGGTGGTGCTGAACTTCGCGCCACGCTTCATGAACACCACCTACAGCTTTGGTTTTCCTCGCGCCGCCTACGGCTTCTTCCTGGGGTGCCTGACGCACCGGCTTTGGAGCGCGGGGCCGGACCTGTCGCCGCGCCTGACGGGCTGGATGGAGCCTCTCTGCCTGGTCGCGGTGGTCGTGTTCGTGTCCACCCTGCGCGGCCCGTGGGAGGTGCTGGCCCCGCTGTTGTTCGCCGTCGCCATCTGGGTGTTCGCCAGCGAGGGCGGCCGCGTGTCGCGGTGGTTGGCGACCCGGCCGATGATCCGGCTCGGCCACTGGTCCTACTCGATCTATATGGTCCATATGCTGGTGATCACGATCGGCCTGATCGCGGCGCGCAATCTCCAGCTGATGCCGAACGGGCGGCGGGTGGACCTGGGCTCGGTTTGGCTGAACGATCTGCTGTCGCTCGCCGTGATCGCGGCCATCGTCGGCCTGTCGGCCCTGACCTACCGCTGGATCGAGACGCCGGGTCGCGACTGGATCAACGGTCGCCTGAACCGCAAGCCGGACGCGGTCGCCGGACCCAAGCTCGCGGTCTGA
- a CDS encoding aa3-type cytochrome c oxidase subunit IV — protein MADPHHPVVTDGEANFVENATVHADADAQAYVHGSMPLNEQHATYGLFMNLTKWGSLGVAALVLFLTLWFHPGGNLIAAVICAAVLIVAGIIALKTKPEHAL, from the coding sequence ATGGCCGACCCGCACCACCCCGTCGTCACCGATGGCGAAGCGAATTTCGTGGAGAACGCGACCGTTCACGCCGACGCCGATGCGCAGGCCTATGTGCACGGCTCCATGCCGCTGAACGAACAGCACGCCACCTATGGCCTGTTCATGAACCTGACCAAGTGGGGCTCGCTGGGCGTGGCCGCGCTGGTGCTGTTCCTGACGCTGTGGTTCCACCCGGGCGGCAATCTGATCGCCGCCGTGATCTGCGCCGCCGTGCTGATCGTGGCCGGGATCATCGCTCTGAAGACCAAGCCGGAGCACGCGCTCTGA
- a CDS encoding M3 family oligoendopeptidase: MNAPFKAPTADAPLWDLSDLYVSREDAGLAADLAQAKAVVDDLNALQGRLKAARADATLLGERLDRAITLYEQASEHLGAIGAYAFLSASTQRDDAAAQGFEADLREKITAIATPTVWLTLEINALEEAEIEAALAARPAAARWRPWLRRVRATKPHELSAELETFIAERGPITAQWPRLFDEQMAALRAEAGDETLTLAEALNRLSDPAPERRRQAAEGLSEAFAERASTMSLVLNTIAADKAMEDRWRGFKRPADSRHLANEVDGEAVDAMAEAVAAAYPRLSHRYYALKAKAMGKTALDHWDRNAPIEMTPPRAYDWRQGREVVLDSFGALGGDFAERAGRFFDQPWIDAQARPGKQSGAYCHPVTASRHPYVFMNWMGERRDVLTLAHELGHAVHNTLAAGQGTLLADTPLTLAETASIFAEGLTFDRLLAEAPEAEQRGLLAGRIEDGLNTVVRQIAFHRFETRFHDERLTGEVSPDRINAIWLEEMGASLGPAVTLNPGYETWWSYVSHFFHSPFYVYAYAFGDLLVAALMEARRNDPAGFTPLYRELLAGGGTRTYVDALKPLGLNPRDPAFWSVGCNRLERLIDQFEALS, encoded by the coding sequence ATGAATGCGCCCTTCAAAGCCCCGACCGCCGATGCCCCGCTGTGGGACCTTTCCGATCTCTACGTCTCGCGCGAGGATGCGGGCCTGGCCGCCGACCTGGCGCAGGCAAAGGCGGTGGTGGACGATCTGAACGCCCTGCAAGGGCGGCTGAAGGCCGCACGCGCGGACGCGACGCTGCTGGGAGAGCGGCTGGACCGGGCGATCACCCTGTACGAACAGGCGTCGGAGCATCTGGGCGCCATCGGCGCCTACGCCTTTCTGTCGGCCTCGACCCAGCGCGACGATGCGGCGGCGCAAGGGTTCGAGGCGGACCTGCGCGAGAAGATCACCGCGATCGCTACACCTACCGTGTGGCTGACCCTGGAGATCAACGCGTTGGAGGAGGCCGAGATCGAGGCGGCGTTGGCTGCGCGTCCGGCTGCGGCGCGCTGGCGGCCCTGGCTGCGGCGCGTGCGCGCGACCAAGCCGCACGAGCTGTCGGCCGAACTCGAGACCTTCATCGCCGAGCGCGGGCCGATCACCGCACAATGGCCGCGCCTGTTCGATGAACAGATGGCGGCGCTGCGCGCCGAGGCCGGCGACGAGACGCTGACCTTGGCCGAGGCGCTGAACCGGCTGTCGGATCCAGCCCCTGAGCGGCGGCGCCAGGCTGCGGAGGGGCTGTCGGAGGCGTTTGCGGAGCGCGCCTCGACAATGTCGCTGGTGCTGAACACCATCGCCGCCGACAAGGCGATGGAGGATCGCTGGCGCGGCTTCAAACGCCCGGCCGACAGCCGTCACCTGGCCAATGAGGTCGACGGCGAGGCGGTGGATGCGATGGCCGAGGCCGTGGCCGCCGCCTATCCGCGTCTGTCGCACCGCTATTACGCGCTGAAGGCCAAGGCGATGGGCAAGACGGCGCTGGACCACTGGGACCGCAATGCGCCCATCGAGATGACGCCGCCGCGCGCCTATGACTGGCGGCAGGGGCGTGAGGTGGTGCTGGACAGTTTCGGCGCCCTGGGCGGCGACTTCGCAGAGCGGGCGGGCCGCTTCTTCGACCAGCCATGGATCGACGCCCAGGCGCGGCCGGGCAAGCAGTCGGGCGCCTACTGCCACCCGGTGACCGCCAGCCGGCACCCTTATGTCTTCATGAACTGGATGGGCGAGCGCAGGGACGTGCTGACGCTGGCGCACGAACTGGGCCATGCGGTGCACAACACCCTGGCTGCGGGGCAGGGGACGCTGTTGGCCGACACGCCGCTGACGCTGGCGGAGACCGCCTCCATCTTCGCCGAGGGGCTGACTTTCGACCGGCTGCTGGCCGAGGCGCCGGAGGCCGAGCAGCGGGGCCTGCTGGCCGGACGAATCGAGGACGGGCTGAACACGGTGGTGCGCCAGATCGCCTTTCACCGGTTCGAGACCCGCTTCCACGACGAGCGGCTGACCGGCGAGGTTTCACCGGATCGCATCAACGCCATCTGGCTTGAGGAGATGGGCGCCTCGCTGGGGCCCGCGGTGACGCTGAACCCCGGCTACGAGACCTGGTGGAGCTATGTCAGCCACTTCTTCCACTCGCCCTTCTATGTCTACGCCTATGCGTTCGGGGACCTGTTGGTGGCGGCGCTGATGGAGGCGCGCAGGAACGATCCGGCGGGATTCACGCCGCTGTATCGCGAACTGCTGGCTGGCGGCGGGACCCGGACCTATGTGGATGCGCTGAAGCCCTTAGGCCTGAATCCGCGCGATCCGGCCTTCTGGAGCGTGGGCTGCAACCGGCTGGAACGGCTGATCGATCAGTTCGAGGCTCTGTCTTGA
- a CDS encoding sigma-54 dependent transcriptional regulator: MAKTVLVVDDDPTQRRLIQAVLDREGYAVVHATGGGEAVDRMTRGGGADVVLLDMVMPEMSGMECLAELRAAGVTTPVIVLTANGGVDAVVKAMQAGAQDFFVKPVSPERLLIGVSNALQLTQLSAEVGRLTKRAQGRASFDDIVGDSAPMRMVKALGARAAKSSIPVMITGESGVGKEVIARALHGASDRAGKPFVAVNCGALPANLAESILFGHEKGAFTGAVEKTLGKFREADGGALFLDEIGELPLDLQVKLLRALQEGEIDPVGGKRPVKIDVRIVSATNRDPEQQVRDGAFREDLFYRLNVFPIEAPSLRQRREDIPALIDHFIARFNAEEGKRIAGCAPETLAMLQAFEWPGNVRQLENAVFRAIVLADAPFLQPHDFPAISGVAAPIGGGEAAPRVASLVELPPLPEQPIRILDERGHLRTLEDIEHDLIQHAIAVYAGHMSEIARRLGIGRSTLYRKVREQGLEGQLKEAG, encoded by the coding sequence ATGGCCAAGACCGTCCTGGTGGTCGACGACGATCCGACCCAGCGCCGCCTGATCCAGGCCGTGCTGGACCGCGAAGGCTACGCCGTCGTCCACGCGACCGGCGGCGGCGAGGCGGTCGATCGCATGACGCGCGGCGGCGGCGCGGACGTCGTCCTGCTCGACATGGTCATGCCCGAGATGTCGGGCATGGAGTGCCTGGCCGAACTGCGCGCCGCAGGCGTCACGACGCCCGTGATCGTGCTGACCGCCAACGGCGGCGTCGATGCGGTGGTCAAGGCCATGCAGGCCGGCGCCCAAGACTTCTTCGTCAAGCCTGTCAGCCCCGAACGCCTGCTGATCGGGGTCAGCAACGCGCTCCAGCTGACGCAGCTTTCGGCCGAGGTCGGACGCCTGACCAAGCGCGCGCAGGGCCGCGCCAGCTTCGACGACATCGTGGGCGACAGCGCCCCCATGCGGATGGTTAAGGCGCTGGGCGCCCGCGCCGCCAAGTCCTCCATCCCCGTGATGATCACCGGCGAAAGCGGCGTCGGCAAGGAGGTCATCGCTCGCGCCCTGCACGGCGCCTCCGACCGGGCGGGCAAACCGTTCGTGGCGGTGAACTGCGGCGCCCTGCCCGCCAACCTCGCGGAATCCATCCTGTTCGGGCACGAAAAGGGGGCCTTCACCGGCGCGGTCGAGAAGACGCTGGGCAAGTTCCGCGAGGCGGACGGCGGCGCCCTGTTCCTGGACGAAATCGGCGAGCTGCCGCTCGATCTCCAGGTCAAGCTGCTGCGCGCGCTTCAGGAAGGCGAGATCGATCCCGTCGGCGGCAAGCGGCCGGTCAAGATCGATGTCCGCATCGTCTCGGCCACCAACCGCGATCCCGAGCAACAGGTGCGGGACGGCGCCTTCCGCGAGGACCTGTTCTATCGCCTGAACGTCTTTCCGATCGAGGCGCCGTCGCTGCGCCAACGACGCGAGGACATTCCCGCCCTGATCGACCACTTCATCGCCCGCTTCAACGCCGAGGAGGGCAAGCGCATCGCCGGATGCGCGCCCGAGACCCTGGCCATGCTTCAGGCGTTCGAATGGCCGGGCAATGTGCGCCAGCTCGAAAATGCGGTGTTTCGCGCCATCGTGCTGGCCGATGCGCCCTTCCTGCAGCCGCACGACTTTCCGGCCATTTCCGGTGTCGCGGCGCCCATCGGCGGCGGCGAGGCGGCGCCCCGGGTCGCCTCGCTCGTGGAATTGCCGCCGCTGCCCGAGCAGCCGATCCGCATCCTCGACGAGCGCGGCCATCTGCGCACGCTGGAGGACATCGAGCACGACCTGATCCAGCACGCCATCGCCGTCTACGCTGGCCACATGAGCGAAATCGCCCGCCGCCTCGGCATCGGCCGCTCCACCCTCTACCGCAAGGTCCGCGAGCAGGGCCTGGAGGGACAGTTGAAGGAGGCGGGGTGA
- a CDS encoding GIY-YIG nuclease family protein, with the protein MSERRPFIATYIQASRPLGVLYIGMTSNLYERGRQHREGVVDGFTRKYGCGLLVWYEQHELVTEAIRREKALKRWNRVWKLEMIERSNPGWVDLFPNLCGWAPDPRVKPEDDGRGSVEEFLKRLEA; encoded by the coding sequence ATGAGCGAGCGTCGGCCCTTTATCGCGACTTACATCCAAGCCAGCCGTCCGCTCGGCGTGCTCTACATCGGCATGACGTCGAACCTGTATGAGCGCGGTCGCCAGCACAGGGAGGGCGTGGTCGACGGCTTCACCCGCAAGTATGGGTGCGGCCTGCTGGTCTGGTACGAGCAACATGAGCTCGTGACCGAGGCTATCCGGCGCGAGAAGGCGCTGAAGCGTTGGAACCGCGTGTGGAAGCTCGAGATGATCGAACGCAGCAATCCGGGATGGGTAGACCTGTTCCCTAATCTGTGCGGCTGGGCGCCTGATCCTCGGGTCAAGCCCGAGGATGACGGAAGGGGAAGCGTGGAGGAGTTCTTGAAGAGGCTCGAGGCCTAA
- a CDS encoding DUF2312 domain-containing protein, giving the protein MADDAAFDANPDVLTATAQGRLRTIIERLERLEEDKQAVMTDMKEVFAEAKGEGYDVKVLRKVIRIRKQDKAKRQEEEAILDLYLSALGEV; this is encoded by the coding sequence ATGGCCGACGACGCCGCCTTTGACGCCAATCCCGACGTCCTGACCGCCACGGCGCAGGGCCGCCTGCGCACCATCATCGAGCGGCTTGAGCGGCTCGAAGAGGACAAGCAGGCCGTCATGACCGACATGAAGGAGGTCTTCGCCGAGGCCAAGGGCGAAGGCTACGACGTCAAGGTCCTGCGCAAGGTCATTCGCATCCGCAAGCAGGACAAGGCCAAGCGCCAGGAGGAAGAGGCGATCCTCGACCTCTATCTGTCGGCCCTCGGCGAGGTCTGA
- the ykgO gene encoding type B 50S ribosomal protein L36, producing MKVRSSLKSLKTRHRDCKVVRRKGRVYVINKTDPRFKAKQG from the coding sequence ATGAAGGTCCGCAGCTCGCTCAAGTCTCTGAAGACCCGTCACCGCGACTGCAAGGTCGTGCGCCGCAAGGGCCGGGTCTATGTCATCAACAAGACCGACCCGCGCTTCAAGGCCAAGCAGGGCTGA
- a CDS encoding lytic murein transglycosylase: MRSSLRLLLVGTVAACAPMLPEPPLPQIPQQPAPTGQAPAPAPTPQAPPDQSYDQSGFEGWKQGFLARHGGSKRAAYERELAGLTPDATVIRLDRNQPEFSKPAGAYVANAVSASRIAQARQRVDRVPWETTQRFGVPAEILVSIWAQESSFGQVQGDNDVIRSLATLAYEGRRREWAEGQLKNALDIVVDGKRARSGLKGSWAGAMGQTQFMPDNYLRLGIDQNGDGKVDIWGSDADALASAANLLAQAGWKRGQGWGYEVVLPQGFDYAEAEGPRHPWSVWAAHGVTLAAGGAPTDAEALEEAAILLPQGANGPAILALPNHYVIRRYNNSVSYALAIGLTADGVSGKPGLVASWPNDPPISRDQRIGAQRALTQLGYDTQGVDGVIGANTRAALRRWQLANGRIADGYLTATLADELARSGG; this comes from the coding sequence ATGCGTTCATCCCTTCGTCTTCTGCTTGTCGGCACGGTCGCGGCGTGCGCGCCCATGCTGCCCGAGCCGCCTCTGCCGCAGATCCCTCAACAGCCCGCGCCGACAGGCCAGGCGCCCGCGCCCGCTCCGACGCCTCAGGCGCCGCCGGATCAATCGTACGACCAGAGCGGCTTCGAGGGCTGGAAGCAGGGCTTCCTGGCGCGGCATGGCGGATCGAAGCGCGCGGCCTATGAGCGCGAACTGGCTGGCCTGACACCTGACGCAACAGTGATCCGGCTGGACCGCAACCAGCCCGAGTTCTCCAAGCCGGCAGGCGCCTATGTCGCCAATGCGGTGTCCGCCTCCCGCATCGCCCAGGCCCGTCAGCGCGTGGACCGCGTGCCGTGGGAGACGACGCAGCGATTCGGCGTGCCGGCCGAGATCCTGGTATCCATCTGGGCGCAGGAATCCAGCTTCGGCCAGGTTCAGGGCGACAACGACGTGATCCGCTCGCTGGCCACGCTCGCCTATGAGGGTCGCAGGCGCGAATGGGCCGAAGGTCAGCTGAAGAACGCCCTGGACATCGTGGTCGACGGCAAGCGCGCACGCTCGGGCCTGAAAGGCAGCTGGGCCGGCGCCATGGGTCAGACCCAGTTCATGCCCGACAACTACCTGCGCCTGGGTATCGATCAGAACGGCGACGGCAAGGTGGACATCTGGGGCTCGGACGCGGACGCGCTGGCCTCGGCCGCCAACCTGCTGGCCCAGGCCGGCTGGAAGCGCGGACAGGGCTGGGGATACGAGGTCGTCCTGCCCCAAGGCTTCGACTATGCCGAAGCGGAAGGGCCGCGCCATCCCTGGAGCGTCTGGGCGGCGCACGGCGTGACCCTGGCCGCAGGCGGCGCGCCCACCGACGCCGAGGCGCTTGAAGAGGCCGCGATCCTGTTGCCGCAAGGCGCGAACGGGCCCGCGATCCTGGCCCTGCCGAACCATTATGTGATCCGCCGCTACAACAACTCGGTGTCCTACGCCCTGGCGATCGGGCTCACGGCCGACGGCGTGTCGGGCAAGCCGGGGCTGGTCGCCAGCTGGCCGAACGATCCGCCGATCTCGCGCGACCAGCGCATCGGCGCGCAGCGCGCGTTGACGCAACTGGGCTATGACACCCAAGGCGTGGACGGCGTGATCGGGGCCAACACCCGCGCGGCCCTGCGCCGTTGGCAGCTCGCCAACGGACGCATCGCAGACGGCTATCTGACCGCCACCCTGGCTGACGAACTGGCCAGAAGCGGCGGTTGA
- a CDS encoding efflux transporter outer membrane subunit, which produces MPRFKLSTLLAAASASALLAACAVGPDAPVPTLPLQGTGAFVGSGSPAVTAASPARDDWWRLYADPTLDGLVAQAFAENNQLESAAANLRAVRASLSEARSARLPSTTISAAVQRGRSSAATALGLPAGEDAPEITTYDVGLDASYEIDLFGRVGAAIRAANADADAAAEALAGLQVTVAAETARAYADACSANAQIAVAERSLEIQNQTLSLTETLLNAGAGTGLDVASARAAVAQTASTLPTLRASRSEALFRLSTLTGTTPAEASQAAAACVRAPQLTQPIPIGDGAALLARRPDVRQAERNVAAAAARVNVATASLYPTISLGGSIGSTALDAGDLGEDQNFRFGFGPLISWSFPNIVAARARIEAADARTQGALADFDQTVLEALQETETALSNYANELDRRTALTEARDQANRALELSRLRFTAGAESFLTVLDAQRTLVQSEAQLAQSDALVTTYQVALFKALAGGWTAPQA; this is translated from the coding sequence ATGCCTCGCTTCAAGCTTTCGACCTTGCTGGCGGCTGCGTCCGCCAGCGCCCTTCTCGCCGCCTGCGCGGTGGGGCCTGACGCGCCCGTTCCCACTCTCCCCCTCCAGGGAACGGGCGCGTTCGTCGGCTCGGGCTCTCCGGCTGTGACCGCCGCCTCGCCGGCGCGTGACGACTGGTGGAGGCTGTACGCCGATCCGACGCTGGACGGCCTGGTTGCCCAGGCCTTTGCCGAGAACAACCAGCTGGAATCCGCCGCCGCCAACCTGCGCGCCGTGCGGGCCAGCCTGTCCGAGGCGCGTTCGGCCCGGCTGCCGTCCACCACGATCAGCGCGGCCGTGCAACGCGGCCGATCATCCGCCGCCACGGCCTTGGGTCTCCCGGCCGGCGAGGATGCGCCCGAGATCACCACCTATGACGTGGGCCTCGACGCTTCCTACGAGATCGATCTGTTTGGTCGCGTTGGCGCCGCCATCCGTGCGGCCAACGCCGATGCGGATGCGGCGGCCGAGGCGCTGGCCGGACTTCAGGTCACCGTCGCGGCGGAAACGGCGCGCGCCTATGCCGACGCCTGTTCGGCAAACGCCCAGATCGCCGTGGCCGAGCGTTCGCTGGAAATCCAGAACCAGACGCTTAGCCTGACCGAGACGCTGCTGAACGCCGGGGCCGGCACCGGCCTGGACGTCGCCAGCGCCCGCGCTGCAGTGGCCCAGACCGCCTCGACCTTGCCGACCCTGCGGGCCAGCCGCTCCGAGGCGCTGTTCCGCCTGTCGACCCTGACCGGGACCACGCCCGCGGAGGCCAGCCAGGCCGCCGCCGCCTGCGTGCGCGCGCCGCAGCTGACGCAGCCGATCCCGATCGGCGACGGCGCGGCTCTGCTGGCGCGCCGTCCAGACGTGCGCCAGGCCGAACGCAACGTAGCTGCGGCTGCGGCGCGGGTGAACGTGGCCACTGCCTCGCTCTATCCGACCATCAGCCTGGGCGGCTCGATCGGCTCGACGGCGCTGGACGCCGGTGATCTGGGCGAGGACCAGAACTTCCGCTTCGGCTTCGGTCCGTTGATCAGCTGGAGCTTCCCCAACATCGTCGCCGCGCGTGCGCGGATCGAGGCGGCGGACGCCCGCACGCAGGGCGCGCTGGCCGACTTCGACCAGACCGTGCTGGAGGCGCTGCAGGAGACGGAGACGGCGCTGTCGAACTACGCCAACGAGCTGGATCGCCGCACGGCCCTGACTGAGGCGCGGGATCAGGCGAATCGGGCGCTGGAGCTGTCGCGCCTGCGCTTTACGGCGGGCGCCGAGAGCTTCCTGACCGTGTTGGACGCCCAGCGCACCCTGGTGCAGTCCGAGGCGCAGCTGGCCCAGTCCGACGCCCTGGTGACCACCTATCAGGTGGCGCTGTTCAAGGCGCTGGCGGGCGGCTGGACCGCGCCGCAGGCCTGA